From the genome of Candidatus Tectomicrobia bacterium:
ACCACCGACAGGATGCCGGCCACGATGACCACCATCGCCGCCACCTGGATGCCCGTCCGGGTGGAGCGGTGCCGCATTCCGCCCCTCAGCTCGCCCCGGGAGGCCCAGAGCGCGTAGCCCAGGAGGAGCGCCCCCACCCCGGCCGCCGCGTACGTCCAGTAGGGGACGCCGGAGAACCGGTCCCCGGAGAAATAGCCGAGCACCGCCACCACAAGGAGGGCCGCCGCGGCGATGAACAGGTACAGGTTTCTGTTTTGCACGTCTTCATGCCCTCCAGCGGTAGTACTCGAGCGACCGCATCGCCAGGAACAGGCAGAGAATGTTGACGTTCAGCAGGAAGATCACGTCGCGCGTGTCGATGATGCCGCGGATGGCGTTCCTCAGGTGCAGGCCGATGGACAGGTGGCGCAGCACCGCCGCCAGGACGGGCCCGGCCGACGCCGCGAGGAAGTCCATGATGAAGCTCATCAGCAGAATCATGAAGGCCGCCGTGGCGGCGATGATCTGGTTCGAGGTCCACGAGCTCGCCATCACCCCCACCGACAGGAAAGCGCTTCCCAGCAGCAACATCCCCAGGTAGGCGGCAGCCACGACCGGCCATTCCACCGTGGCATGCAGGCTCACGATGGCCGGATAAACCAGGGTGATCGCCAGCATCATGGCGTAGAGCAGGAGGAC
Proteins encoded in this window:
- a CDS encoding ABC transporter permease subunit, translating into MRNVWLICRRELASFFFSPIAYVVLGAWTFLMGIFFSGSFFNYVLISMQLARNPQAAAQMNITPTSAVLEPVFASVSVVLLFLTPILTMRLFSEEKKLGTIELLLTYPLRDGHLLAGKFLSVLLLYAMMLAITLVYPAIVSLHATVEWPVVAAAYLGMLLLGSAFLSVGVMASSWTSNQIIAATAAFMILLMSFIMDFLAASAGPVLAAVLRHLSIGLHLRNAIRGIIDTRDVIFLLNVNILCLFLAMRSLEYYRWRA